One segment of Physeter macrocephalus isolate SW-GA chromosome 3, ASM283717v5, whole genome shotgun sequence DNA contains the following:
- the SESN2 gene encoding sestrin-2, with protein sequence MIVADSECRAELKGYLPGAGEEQRESRARRGPRGPSAFIPVEEVLREGAESLEQHLGLEALMSSGRVDNLAVVMGLHPDYFTSFWRLHYLLLHTDGPLANSWRHYIAIMAAARHQCSYLVGSHMAEFLQTGGDPEWLLGLHRAPEKLRKLSEINKLLAHRPWLITKEHIQALLKTGEHSWSLAELIQALVLLTHYHSLASFVFGCGILPEGDPEGSPAPQAPSPPREQSTPPSRDPLNHSGGFEAARDVEALMERMRQLQESLLRDEGASQEEMESRFELEKSESLLVTPSADILEPSPNSDMLCFVEDPTFGYEDFTRRGTQAPPTFRAQDYTWEDHGYSLIQRLYPEGGQLLDEKFQAAYSLTYNTIAMHSGVDTSMLRRAIWNYIHCVFGIRYDDYDYGEVNQLLERNLKVYIKTVACYPEKTTRRMYNHFWRHFRHSEKVHVNLLLLEARMQAALLYALRAITRYMT encoded by the exons GTCCTTCGGGAGGGAGCCGAGAGCCTTGAGCAACACCTGGGGCTGGAGGCGCTGATGTCCTCCGGGCGGGTGGACAACCTGGCAGTGGTGATGGGCCTGCACCCCGACTACTTTACCAGCTTTTGGCGCCTGCACTACCTGCTGCTGCACACGGATGGGCCCCTGGCCAATTCCTGGCGCCACTACATCGCCATCATG GCCGCCGCCCGCCACCAGTGTTCCTACCTGGTGGGCTCCCACATGGCTGAGTTTCTGCAGACTGGCGGTGACCCTGAGTGGCTGCTTGGCCTCCACCGTGCCCCTGAGAAGCTGCGCAAGCTCAGCGAGATCAACAAGCTGCTGGCACATCGGCCGTGGCTCATCACCAAGGAGCACATCCAG gCCTTGCTGAAGACAGGCGAGCACAGCTGGTCCCTGGCCGAGCTCATCCAGGCCCTGGTCCTGCTCACCCACTACCACTCGCTAGCCTCCTTCGTGTTCGGCTGTGGCATCCTCCCTGAGGGGGACCCCGAGGGcagccctgccccccaggccCCTTCACCCCCCCGTGAGCAGAGCACACCCCCCAGCAGGGACCCACTGAACCACTCTGGG GGCTTTGAGGCCGCCCGCGACGTGGAAGCTTTGATGGAGCGCATGAGGCAGCTGCAGGAGAGCCTGCTGCGGGATGAGGGGGCCTCCCAGGAGGAGATGGAGAGCCGCTTTGAGCTGGAGAAGTCAGAGAGCCTGCTGGTGACCCCCTCAG CGGACATCCTGGAGCCCTCTCCAAACTCAGACATGCTGTGCTTTGTGGAAGACCCCACTTTCGGATACGAGGACTTCACCCGGCGGGGGACTCAGGCGCCCCCCACCTTCCGCGCCCAG GATTATACCTGGGAGGACCATGGCTATTCACTGATCCAGCGGCTCTACCCCGAGGGTGGGCAGCTGCTGGATGAGAAGTTCCAGGCAGCCTATAGCCTCACCTACAACACCATTGCCATGCACAGCGGAGTAGATACCTCCATGCTCCGCAGGGCCATCTGGAATTACATCCACTGCGTCTTTGGCATCAG ATATGATGACTACGACTACGGGGAGGTGAACCAGCTCCTGGAGCGGAACCTCAAGGTCTATATCAAGACAGTGGCCTGCTATCCGGAGAAGACCACCCGAAGAATGTACAACCACTTCTGGAGGCACTTCCGCCACTCAGAGAAG GTCCACGTGAACTTGCTGCTTCTGGAGGCCCGCATGCAAGCCGCCCTGCTCTATGCCCTCCGCGCCATCACCCGCTACATGACCTGA